Proteins from a single region of Streptomyces griseiscabiei:
- a CDS encoding electron transfer flavoprotein subunit beta/FixA family protein produces the protein MSLRIVVTVKYVPDATGDRHFADDLTVDRDDVDGLLSELDEYAVEQALQIADEADDAEITVLTVGPEDAKDALRKALSMGADKAIHVEDDDLHGTDAIGTSLVLAKAIEKAGYDLVISGMASTDGTGGIVPALLAERLGVPQVTLLSEVLVEDGVVKGRRDGDAASEQLEASLPAVVSVTDQSGEARYPSFKGIMAAKKKPVQAWDLSDLDIEAEDVGLEGAWTAVDSAAERPARTAGTIVKDEGEGGKQLAEFLAGQKFI, from the coding sequence GTGAGCTTGAGGATCGTTGTCACTGTGAAGTACGTGCCCGACGCCACTGGCGACCGGCACTTCGCCGATGACCTGACCGTCGACCGTGACGACGTGGACGGTCTGCTCTCCGAGCTGGACGAGTACGCCGTCGAGCAGGCGCTGCAGATCGCCGACGAGGCGGACGACGCCGAGATCACCGTGCTGACCGTGGGTCCCGAGGACGCCAAGGACGCGCTGCGCAAGGCGCTGTCGATGGGCGCGGACAAGGCGATCCACGTCGAGGACGACGATCTGCACGGCACCGACGCCATCGGTACCTCGCTGGTGCTGGCCAAGGCGATCGAGAAGGCCGGCTACGACCTGGTGATCTCCGGCATGGCCTCCACCGACGGCACCGGCGGTATCGTCCCGGCCCTGCTCGCCGAGCGCCTGGGCGTCCCCCAGGTCACCCTGCTGTCCGAGGTCTTGGTCGAGGACGGCGTGGTCAAGGGCCGCCGTGACGGCGACGCCGCGTCCGAGCAGCTGGAGGCCTCCCTGCCGGCGGTCGTGTCGGTCACCGACCAGTCGGGCGAGGCGCGTTACCCGTCCTTCAAGGGCATCATGGCCGCCAAGAAGAAGCCGGTTCAGGCCTGGGACCTGTCCGACCTCGACATCGAGGCCGAGGACGTCGGTCTGGAAGGCGCCTGGACGGCCGTGGACTCCGCGGCCGAGCGCCCGGCGCGCACCGCCGGCACGATCGTCAAGGACGAGGGCGAGGGCGGCAAGCAGCTCGCCGAGTTCCTCGCGGGCCAGAAGTTCATCTAA
- a CDS encoding flavin reductase family protein, with protein MSATPGLGSPRLASPDLLRSVFRRHAAGVAVITARGATGPVGFTATSLSSVSAEPPLLSFGVGTAASSWPALSEAEHIGVHILGEHQRELAATFARSGADRFGAPTGWRSGPEGVPVLDDVLAWLVCRVVARVPAGDHRIVLAEVVVGDPSGAGRPLLYHQGRFNGLRD; from the coding sequence ATGTCGGCCACCCCCGGCCTCGGTTCGCCCCGGCTCGCCTCCCCCGATCTCCTGCGCTCCGTCTTCCGCCGCCATGCCGCCGGTGTGGCGGTGATCACGGCGCGGGGCGCCACCGGGCCGGTCGGCTTCACGGCCACCTCGCTCAGCTCGGTCTCCGCCGAGCCCCCGCTGCTCTCCTTCGGCGTCGGCACCGCCGCCTCCAGCTGGCCGGCGCTCTCCGAGGCCGAGCACATCGGCGTGCACATACTCGGCGAGCACCAGCGGGAGCTGGCGGCCACCTTCGCCCGCAGCGGTGCCGACCGGTTCGGGGCGCCCACCGGATGGCGCAGCGGGCCGGAGGGAGTTCCCGTCCTCGACGACGTGCTCGCCTGGCTGGTCTGCCGGGTGGTGGCGCGCGTACCGGCGGGGGATCACCGGATCGTGCTGGCCGAGGTGGTGGTCGGCGACCCGTCGGGTGCCGGCCGTCCGCTGCTGTACCACCAGGGCCGCTTCAACGGTCTGCGAGACTGA
- a CDS encoding thioredoxin family protein has protein sequence MTGLVVCGLVLAAASVYGVLQRRRSGRVRVRGRDGDKLLGTAELGEGLGERATLVQFSSAFCAPCRATRRVLAEVAGMVPGVTHVEIDAEDRLDLVRRLDILKTPTVLVLDSGGRIVRRATGQPRKADVIAALGEAV, from the coding sequence GTGACCGGACTTGTGGTGTGTGGGCTGGTGCTCGCGGCGGCGAGCGTCTACGGAGTGCTGCAGCGGCGGCGGAGCGGGAGGGTCAGGGTGCGCGGGCGGGACGGCGACAAGCTGCTCGGTACGGCGGAGTTGGGGGAGGGGCTCGGTGAACGGGCCACGCTCGTCCAGTTCTCCAGCGCCTTCTGCGCCCCCTGCCGGGCGACCCGCCGGGTGCTCGCCGAAGTGGCCGGAATGGTGCCCGGCGTGACCCATGTCGAGATCGACGCCGAGGACCGTCTCGACCTCGTGCGCCGGCTCGACATCCTCAAGACGCCGACCGTGCTCGTGCTCGACTCCGGCGGCCGGATCGTGCGCAGGGCGACCGGGCAGCCGCGCAAGGCGGATGTGATCGCCGCGCTGGGGGAGGCCGTGTGA
- a CDS encoding DUF4395 domain-containing protein, translating into MDIDVRGPRFGAAVTAVVLAVVLITGSVWLLAWQTLAFALGAAGGVGRSPYGWAFRALVRPRIGAPTEFEAPQPPRFAQAVGLAFAAVGLVGLTVGPEALGLAATGAALAAAFLNAVFGYCLGCEMYLLVRRVAVRAK; encoded by the coding sequence ATGGACATCGATGTGAGGGGCCCGCGCTTCGGGGCCGCCGTGACGGCCGTGGTGCTCGCGGTCGTGCTGATCACCGGCAGCGTCTGGCTGCTGGCCTGGCAGACGCTCGCGTTCGCGCTGGGCGCGGCGGGCGGGGTGGGGCGTTCGCCGTACGGCTGGGCGTTCCGCGCGCTCGTGCGGCCGCGGATCGGCGCGCCGACGGAGTTCGAGGCGCCGCAACCGCCGCGGTTCGCGCAGGCGGTGGGGCTGGCCTTCGCGGCGGTGGGGCTGGTCGGTCTCACGGTGGGGCCCGAGGCGCTGGGGCTCGCGGCGACCGGGGCGGCGCTCGCGGCGGCCTTTCTCAACGCGGTGTTCGGGTACTGCCTGGGGTGCGAGATGTATCTGCTTGTTCGGCGGGTGGCTGTTCGTGCGAAGTGA
- a CDS encoding lysophospholipid acyltransferase family protein has translation MAELVYRPAVGLAQTLFKVWDLKIDLKGSENIPRSGGAVLVSNHIGYLDFIFDGLAALPQKRLVRFMAKESVFRHRISGPLMRNMRHIPVDRKQGEAAYAHALDSLRSGEIIGVFPEATISQSFTLKSFKSGAARLAQEAGVPLIPMAVWGTQRLWTKGHPRNFKRSHIPITIRVGEAIEASKDKYAGAITRQLRDRVQELLEAAQRAYPVRPKGPDDTWWMPAHLGGTAPTPEQVREAEAR, from the coding sequence ATGGCAGAGCTTGTCTACCGTCCCGCGGTCGGTCTCGCCCAAACCCTGTTCAAGGTCTGGGACCTGAAGATCGATCTCAAGGGGTCGGAGAACATCCCGCGCTCGGGCGGCGCGGTGCTGGTGAGCAATCACATCGGCTACCTGGACTTCATCTTCGACGGCCTGGCGGCGCTGCCGCAGAAGCGGCTGGTGCGCTTCATGGCCAAGGAGTCGGTGTTCCGGCACAGGATCTCCGGTCCGCTGATGCGCAACATGCGGCACATCCCGGTGGACCGCAAGCAGGGCGAGGCGGCCTACGCGCACGCGCTGGACTCGCTGCGCTCCGGCGAGATCATCGGTGTCTTCCCCGAGGCCACCATCTCTCAGTCGTTCACGCTGAAGAGCTTCAAGTCGGGTGCCGCCCGGCTGGCGCAGGAGGCGGGCGTCCCGCTGATCCCGATGGCCGTGTGGGGCACACAGCGGCTGTGGACCAAGGGCCACCCGAGGAACTTCAAGCGCAGCCACATCCCGATCACCATCCGGGTGGGCGAGGCGATAGAGGCCTCCAAGGACAAGTACGCGGGCGCCATCACCCGTCAGCTCCGCGACCGCGTCCAGGAGTTGCTGGAGGCCGCCCAGCGCGCCTACCCGGTCCGCCCCAAGGGCCCGGACGACACCTGGTGGATGCCGGCCCACCTCGGCGGCACGGCCCCGACCCCGGAACAGGTCCGCGAGGCCGAGGCCCGCTGA
- a CDS encoding transglutaminase domain-containing protein, with translation MELIQQNPDLSAYLLADEAVDHHHPRVRQTAARLAREAADSYDYARLAFDHVRDTVTHSQDADDPRVTWRASDVLEQGTGICYAKAHALAALLRAEDIPTALCYQRFDVVHGLVAVRFHGAWHRQDPRGNKPGVDARFSLEGERLAFVPDPAAGEADDPTLYAAPHPAVLAALRAAPDRARLWRTLPVTL, from the coding sequence ATGGAGCTGATCCAGCAGAACCCCGACCTGTCCGCCTATCTGCTCGCCGACGAGGCGGTGGACCATCATCATCCACGCGTGCGGCAGACGGCCGCGCGGCTGGCCAGGGAAGCGGCGGACTCGTATGACTATGCGCGTCTCGCGTTCGACCACGTCCGGGACACCGTCACGCACTCCCAGGACGCCGACGATCCGCGGGTGACCTGGCGCGCGTCCGACGTCCTCGAACAGGGCACCGGGATCTGCTACGCCAAGGCCCATGCCCTGGCCGCCCTGCTGCGCGCCGAGGACATCCCGACCGCCCTGTGCTACCAGCGCTTCGACGTGGTGCACGGCCTGGTCGCCGTCCGCTTCCACGGCGCCTGGCACCGCCAGGACCCCCGGGGCAACAAGCCGGGGGTCGACGCGCGGTTCTCGCTGGAGGGGGAACGTCTTGCCTTCGTGCCCGACCCGGCGGCGGGCGAGGCGGACGACCCGACGCTCTACGCCGCGCCGCACCCGGCCGTCCTCGCCGCCCTGCGGGCGGCCCCGGACCGGGCGCGGCTGTGGAGAACGCTCCCCGTGACGCTGTAG
- a CDS encoding threonine aldolase family protein: protein MNPPKTDARRHHDPEIRGFASDNYAGVHPEVLAALAVANGGHQVAYGEDEYTENLQRIVRGHFGATAEAFPVFNGTGANVVALQAVTDRWGAVICAESAHIHVDEGGAPERMGGLKLLTVPTPDGKLTPELIDRQAYGWDDEHRAMPQVVSITQSTELGTLYTPEEIRAICEHAHAHGMRVHLDGSRIANAAASLDVPMRTFTNAVGVDLLSLGGTKNGAMFGEAVVVINQDAVRHMKHLRKLSMQLASKMRFVSVQLEALLSRDLWLRNARHSNEMAQRLAEGVRAVHGVEILHPVQANAVFARLPHDVSERLQKRHRFYFWDEAAGDVRWMCSFDTTAEGVDGFVAALKEEMAR, encoded by the coding sequence GTGAACCCTCCGAAGACCGACGCCCGGCGCCATCACGACCCGGAGATCCGCGGCTTCGCCAGCGACAACTACGCGGGGGTCCACCCCGAGGTGCTCGCCGCCCTGGCCGTGGCCAACGGCGGGCACCAGGTCGCGTACGGCGAGGACGAGTACACCGAGAACCTCCAGCGGATCGTCCGCGGTCACTTCGGCGCCACCGCCGAGGCGTTCCCCGTCTTCAACGGCACCGGTGCCAACGTCGTCGCGCTCCAGGCGGTCACCGACCGCTGGGGCGCGGTGATCTGCGCGGAGAGCGCGCACATCCATGTCGACGAGGGCGGCGCGCCGGAGCGCATGGGCGGCCTCAAGCTGCTCACCGTGCCCACCCCCGACGGCAAGCTCACGCCCGAGCTGATCGACCGGCAGGCGTACGGCTGGGACGACGAGCACCGGGCGATGCCCCAGGTCGTCTCGATCACCCAGAGCACCGAACTGGGCACCCTCTACACGCCCGAGGAGATCCGCGCGATCTGCGAGCACGCCCACGCGCACGGCATGAGGGTGCACCTGGACGGCTCCCGGATAGCCAACGCCGCCGCCTCCCTGGACGTCCCGATGCGGACCTTCACCAACGCGGTCGGCGTCGACCTGCTCTCCCTGGGCGGCACCAAGAACGGCGCGATGTTCGGCGAGGCGGTGGTGGTGATCAACCAGGACGCCGTCCGCCACATGAAGCACCTGCGCAAGCTGTCCATGCAGCTCGCCTCCAAGATGCGTTTCGTGTCGGTGCAGTTGGAGGCCCTGCTGTCGCGGGACCTGTGGCTGCGCAACGCCCGGCACTCCAACGAGATGGCCCAGCGGCTCGCCGAGGGCGTCCGCGCCGTCCACGGCGTCGAGATCCTCCACCCCGTACAGGCCAACGCCGTCTTCGCCCGGCTCCCGCACGACGTGAGCGAACGCCTCCAGAAGCGCCACCGCTTCTACTTCTGGGACGAGGCCGCCGGTGACGTGCGCTGGATGTGCTCCTTCGACACGACCGCGGAGGGCGTGGACGGGTTCGTGGCGGCGCTGAAGGAGGAGATGGCGCGCTGA
- a CDS encoding SDR family oxidoreductase, with the protein MQNGNGALSGAVVAVAGAGGPAGRAALLRLAEAGAIVVGSDNDPERLSEAVDAARYAHGGATVVGDTVDLLDLQSTRDWATRIEKDFGRVDGLVHLVGGWRGSETFTRTSLDDWDFLEMLLIRTVQHTSLAFHEALQRSERGRYVLISAAGASSPTAGNAAYAAAKAAAEAWTLAAADYFRKAGGTDGPTSAAAILVVKALVHDAMRADRPNAKFAGFTDVTELAEAIVGVWEKSAAEVNGNRLWLTDKP; encoded by the coding sequence ATGCAGAACGGCAACGGTGCACTGAGCGGCGCGGTGGTCGCGGTGGCGGGCGCGGGTGGACCCGCCGGCCGGGCGGCCCTGCTGCGGCTGGCCGAGGCGGGCGCGATCGTCGTCGGCTCCGACAACGACCCCGAGCGGCTCTCCGAGGCCGTGGACGCGGCCCGCTACGCGCACGGCGGCGCCACCGTCGTCGGCGACACGGTCGACCTGCTGGACCTCCAGTCCACCCGGGACTGGGCCACCCGTATCGAGAAGGACTTCGGGCGCGTGGACGGCCTGGTCCACCTCGTCGGCGGCTGGCGCGGCAGCGAGACCTTCACCCGGACCAGTCTCGACGACTGGGACTTCCTGGAGATGCTGCTGATCCGCACCGTGCAGCACACCTCCCTCGCCTTCCACGAGGCCCTCCAGCGCAGCGAGCGCGGCCGGTACGTGCTGATCAGCGCCGCCGGGGCCAGCAGTCCCACCGCGGGCAACGCCGCGTACGCCGCCGCCAAGGCCGCCGCCGAGGCGTGGACGCTCGCCGCCGCCGACTACTTCCGCAAGGCGGGCGGCACCGACGGGCCGACCTCCGCGGCTGCCATCCTGGTGGTGAAGGCGCTGGTGCACGACGCGATGCGCGCCGACCGCCCCAACGCGAAGTTCGCGGGCTTCACCGACGTGACGGAGCTGGCCGAGGCCATCGTCGGTGTCTGGGAGAAGTCCGCCGCCGAAGTGAACGGAAACCGTCTGTGGCTGACCGACAAGCCGTGA
- a CDS encoding DUF6421 family protein, with translation MTEILAQVGAEGGVPSVGRVVDHPAWPVLKDAVERIRPWQSKDGSIDFDAEHAPDRAAAERAVADVVDAVEALAPLLPHDAAYHEALVKDLRRWADDGFEVPDFLDSLLAFQPAASRADGLQHLVVFPMYTQNGNPDRNLEAVVLRMVWPDWLAELERTRYDNPLFCGITFEDFTAGYDTNSAVLFPETIAVREAPARFSWGGIFCDREAARFRRVTESAVDILGLELPEDVAAMVHDQKRCEEAFVLWDMVHDRTHSHGDLPFDPFMIKQRQPFWMYGLEELRCDLTAFKEAVKLESDGVPQARDVQYAVLFDRMFRFPVTGERVRNYDGLGGQLLFAYLHKHDVVRWTDNKLHIDWQRAPQVTNQLCADIEQLYRDGIDRPKLVHWFAGYELVSTYLSPHPGSRWAKGPDALDLTQPPRKLVDDVLPDEFPLSMFYEALAKKLKTVIASTKGITAADTERAAA, from the coding sequence ATGACGGAAATTCTTGCGCAGGTGGGCGCGGAGGGCGGCGTTCCTTCGGTCGGTAGGGTGGTGGACCACCCGGCCTGGCCCGTGCTCAAGGATGCCGTGGAGCGGATCCGGCCATGGCAGTCCAAGGACGGCTCGATCGACTTCGACGCCGAGCACGCCCCGGACCGGGCCGCCGCCGAGCGCGCCGTGGCGGATGTCGTGGACGCGGTCGAGGCGCTGGCCCCGCTGCTGCCGCACGACGCCGCCTACCACGAGGCCCTCGTCAAGGACCTGCGGCGCTGGGCCGACGACGGTTTCGAGGTGCCCGACTTCCTGGACTCGCTGCTGGCCTTCCAGCCCGCCGCGAGCCGCGCGGACGGCCTCCAGCACCTGGTCGTCTTCCCGATGTACACACAGAACGGCAACCCGGACCGCAACCTCGAAGCGGTCGTGCTGCGCATGGTCTGGCCCGACTGGCTGGCCGAGCTGGAGCGCACCCGCTACGACAACCCGCTGTTCTGCGGCATCACCTTCGAGGACTTCACCGCCGGTTACGACACCAACTCGGCCGTCCTCTTCCCGGAGACCATCGCCGTGCGCGAGGCCCCGGCCCGCTTCTCCTGGGGCGGCATCTTCTGCGACCGCGAGGCGGCCCGCTTCCGCCGGGTCACCGAGTCCGCCGTCGACATCCTGGGCCTGGAGCTGCCCGAGGACGTCGCCGCGATGGTCCACGACCAGAAGCGCTGCGAGGAGGCCTTCGTCCTGTGGGACATGGTCCACGACCGCACCCACAGCCACGGCGACCTGCCCTTCGACCCCTTCATGATCAAGCAGCGCCAGCCGTTCTGGATGTACGGCCTCGAAGAGCTGCGCTGCGACCTCACCGCCTTCAAGGAGGCCGTGAAACTGGAGTCCGACGGCGTCCCGCAGGCCCGTGACGTGCAGTACGCGGTCCTCTTCGACCGGATGTTCCGCTTCCCGGTCACCGGTGAGCGGGTGCGCAACTACGACGGTCTCGGCGGCCAGCTCCTCTTCGCCTACCTGCACAAGCACGATGTCGTCCGCTGGACCGACAACAAGCTGCACATCGACTGGCAGCGCGCCCCGCAGGTCACCAACCAGCTCTGCGCCGACATCGAGCAGCTCTACCGCGACGGCATCGACCGCCCGAAGCTCGTCCACTGGTTCGCCGGGTACGAGCTGGTCTCCACCTACCTCTCCCCGCACCCCGGCTCCCGCTGGGCCAAGGGCCCGGACGCCCTGGATCTGACGCAGCCGCCGCGGAAACTCGTCGACGACGTGCTTCCGGACGAGTTTCCGCTCAGCATGTTCTATGAGGCGCTCGCCAAGAAGCTGAAGACCGTGATCGCCTCCACCAAGGGCATCACCGCGGCGGACACCGAGCGGGCCGCCGCGTGA
- a CDS encoding glycerophosphodiester phosphodiesterase produces MNFLTIGHRGVMGVEPENTLRSFVAADRAGLDVIELDLHLSKDGALVVMHDADVDRTTDGTGPIADKTLAELRALDAGRGERIPTFEEVLDAVRAPLQAEIKDTAAARALAEVMHRRDLVGRVEVLSFHDEAVAEIARLVPGVRTALVASRYGPDVVERAVAVGAATLVLNIRRLTLEVVEKARKANLRIIGWVVNTQDHLRLVRALQLDGATTDYPDIKRTGRFTA; encoded by the coding sequence TTGAACTTCCTCACCATCGGTCATCGCGGAGTCATGGGTGTCGAACCCGAGAACACCCTCCGTTCCTTCGTGGCCGCCGATCGCGCGGGCCTCGACGTCATCGAACTCGATCTGCATCTGAGCAAGGACGGCGCGCTCGTCGTCATGCACGACGCGGACGTGGACCGGACGACGGACGGCACGGGCCCGATCGCCGACAAGACCCTCGCCGAACTGCGCGCCCTGGACGCGGGCCGCGGCGAGCGGATTCCCACCTTCGAGGAGGTCCTGGACGCGGTACGGGCGCCGCTCCAGGCCGAGATCAAGGACACCGCGGCGGCCCGCGCGCTCGCCGAGGTCATGCACCGGCGCGACCTGGTGGGCCGGGTCGAGGTGCTGTCCTTCCACGACGAGGCGGTCGCCGAGATCGCCCGTCTCGTGCCCGGGGTCCGTACCGCGCTGGTCGCCAGCCGCTACGGCCCCGATGTCGTGGAGCGCGCGGTGGCGGTGGGCGCCGCCACGCTCGTGCTGAACATCCGGCGGCTGACCCTGGAGGTCGTCGAGAAGGCCCGCAAGGCGAATCTGCGGATCATCGGCTGGGTGGTCAACACCCAGGACCATCTGCGTCTGGTCCGCGCCCTCCAGCTGGACGGCGCGACCACCGACTACCCCGACATCAAACGCACGGGCCGCTTCACGGCGTAG
- a CDS encoding GNAT family N-acetyltransferase — MDTADATGLTFRDATDADVDVLVALIESAYRGDSSRAGWTTEADILDGQRTDPEGVLQVVKAPDSRLLTVERDGTVVACCQLEHRGAHAYFGMFAVSPALQGGGLGKVIIAEAERLARETWGAREMHMTVISVRDDLIAWYERRGYRRTGRTTPFPYGDERFGIPRRDDLRFELLVKELG, encoded by the coding sequence ATGGACACCGCCGACGCCACCGGCCTGACCTTCCGCGACGCCACCGACGCCGATGTGGACGTCCTCGTCGCGCTGATCGAGTCGGCTTACCGCGGGGACTCCAGCCGGGCCGGCTGGACCACGGAGGCGGACATCCTCGACGGACAGCGGACCGACCCGGAGGGGGTGCTGCAGGTCGTCAAGGCCCCCGACAGCCGACTGCTCACCGTCGAGCGGGACGGCACCGTCGTCGCCTGCTGCCAGCTCGAACACCGTGGCGCCCACGCCTACTTCGGGATGTTCGCGGTGAGCCCGGCCCTGCAGGGCGGCGGCCTCGGAAAGGTGATCATCGCCGAGGCGGAGCGGCTCGCGCGCGAGACCTGGGGCGCCCGGGAGATGCACATGACCGTGATCTCCGTACGGGACGACCTGATCGCCTGGTACGAGCGGCGCGGCTACCGCCGTACGGGACGGACGACCCCGTTCCCGTACGGCGACGAGCGCTTCGGCATCCCCCGGCGCGACGACCTGCGGTTCGAGCTGCTGGTCAAGGAACTCGGCTGA
- a CDS encoding VOC family protein, giving the protein MIHVLSSRTLLRPTDPERSRAFYGEKLGLPVYREFGTGDHRGVVYFLGGGFLEVAGRSQTPPSPALKLWLQVADVTAAHEELVAAGVEVRRAPLKEPWGLIEMWIADPDGTEIVLVEIPADHPLRYRPGI; this is encoded by the coding sequence ATGATCCACGTACTCAGCAGCCGCACCCTGCTCCGCCCCACCGATCCCGAGCGCTCCCGCGCCTTCTACGGCGAGAAGCTGGGGCTCCCGGTGTACCGCGAGTTCGGTACGGGCGACCACCGGGGCGTCGTGTACTTCCTGGGCGGCGGCTTCCTGGAGGTCGCGGGCCGCTCGCAGACCCCGCCGTCCCCCGCGCTGAAGCTGTGGCTGCAGGTCGCCGATGTCACGGCGGCGCACGAGGAACTGGTGGCGGCCGGGGTGGAGGTGCGGCGGGCGCCGCTGAAGGAGCCGTGGGGGCTGATCGAGATGTGGATCGCCGACCCGGACGGCACCGAGATCGTGCTGGTGGAGATCCCGGCGGACCATCCCCTGCGCTACCGGCCGGGGATCTGA
- a CDS encoding VOC family protein, whose translation MKLDEPVTGGPCWTELGTSDLAAAKRFYTELFGWRPETDPRQEAGGYTIAHLGDAAVAALSPLYQESQPVAWNVSFAVTDADTTAEAVRAAGGTVVLEPMDVFDVGRFAVAFDPGGAAFQLWQARSFPGAGLFNAPGTLGWVELLTRAPERAESFYTTVFGWTVNTGGHYTRWGVDGADFGGMITMDEKFPPEVPSHWLPYFAVADVDDAARVAAEAGGTLLMEPTTVPDGPRIAVLRDPQGAMFGVYLAGAEG comes from the coding sequence ATGAAGCTCGACGAGCCGGTGACCGGTGGGCCCTGCTGGACCGAGCTGGGGACCAGCGATCTCGCAGCGGCGAAACGGTTCTACACCGAGCTGTTCGGCTGGCGCCCGGAGACCGATCCGCGTCAGGAGGCCGGTGGCTACACCATCGCGCACCTCGGTGACGCGGCGGTCGCCGCGCTCTCCCCGCTGTACCAGGAGTCGCAGCCGGTGGCCTGGAACGTGTCGTTCGCCGTGACCGACGCGGACACGACGGCCGAGGCGGTCCGGGCGGCGGGCGGGACCGTCGTGCTGGAGCCCATGGACGTCTTCGACGTCGGACGGTTCGCGGTGGCGTTCGACCCGGGCGGCGCGGCCTTCCAGCTCTGGCAGGCGCGCTCCTTCCCCGGTGCCGGGCTGTTCAACGCGCCCGGCACACTCGGCTGGGTCGAGCTGCTGACGCGCGCTCCGGAGCGCGCCGAGTCCTTCTACACGACGGTGTTCGGCTGGACCGTGAACACCGGCGGGCACTACACGCGGTGGGGTGTCGACGGCGCCGACTTCGGCGGCATGATCACGATGGACGAGAAATTCCCGCCCGAGGTCCCCTCGCACTGGCTGCCGTACTTCGCCGTGGCCGACGTCGACGACGCGGCCCGCGTCGCCGCCGAGGCGGGCGGCACCCTCCTGATGGAGCCCACCACGGTGCCGGACGGGCCGCGTATCGCGGTGCTGCGGGACCCCCAGGGAGCGATGTTCGGCGTGTACCTGGCGGGCGCGGAGGGCTGA
- a CDS encoding MarR family winged helix-turn-helix transcriptional regulator: protein MTAGNGRAAGSGAALGDTVAKVVRQWQTVHPGIDTAPMEIIGRVNRCAALLQQAEDAPLRRAGLTRPEFDVLGTLRRTGHELTPSEIARETFASGAAVTKRLKLLTERELVERRGDDRDRRVAHVRLTDAGRDLVDSVMPEQLAYEEAVLSGVTPDDRRELAVLLGELLIQLEGRLGLPRA, encoded by the coding sequence ATGACGGCAGGCAACGGGCGGGCAGCGGGGAGCGGCGCGGCGCTGGGGGACACGGTCGCCAAGGTGGTGCGGCAGTGGCAGACGGTGCACCCCGGGATCGACACCGCGCCGATGGAGATCATCGGCCGGGTCAACCGCTGTGCCGCCCTCCTCCAACAGGCCGAGGACGCGCCCCTGCGCCGCGCCGGCCTCACCCGCCCCGAGTTCGACGTCCTCGGCACCCTGCGCCGCACCGGCCACGAACTGACCCCCAGCGAGATCGCCCGCGAGACCTTCGCCTCCGGCGCCGCCGTCACCAAACGCCTCAAACTCCTCACCGAGCGCGAACTCGTCGAGCGGCGCGGCGACGACCGCGACCGCCGCGTCGCCCACGTCCGCCTCACCGACGCCGGCCGCGACCTCGTGGACAGCGTCATGCCGGAGCAACTGGCCTACGAGGAGGCCGTCCTCTCCGGAGTCACCCCCGACGACCGCCGCGAACTGGCCGTCCTCCTCGGCGAGCTGCTCATCCAGCTCGAAGGCCGCCTGGGGCTGCCGCGCGCCTGA